A genomic region of bacterium 336/3 contains the following coding sequences:
- a CDS encoding peptide methionine sulfoxide reductase, with product MEFTIKKSEEEWKKSLTEEQYRVLRLKGTERSFTGKLYKNKEKGIYTCAACGNELFKSDTKFESGTGWPSYFDVLPKSVVTSTDVSHGMVRTEVMCAKCGGHLGHVFDDGPNPTGMRYCINSVSMDFKKEEDNKKTEDK from the coding sequence ATGGAATTCACTATCAAAAAATCGGAAGAAGAATGGAAAAAAAGTCTCACTGAAGAGCAATATAGGGTTTTGAGACTGAAAGGTACAGAAAGGTCTTTTACAGGCAAACTTTACAAAAACAAAGAGAAAGGTATTTATACTTGTGCTGCCTGTGGTAATGAATTATTTAAGTCAGATACTAAATTTGAATCTGGAACAGGTTGGCCTAGTTATTTTGATGTTTTACCTAAATCTGTTGTAACCTCTACAGATGTATCTCATGGTATGGTTCGCACAGAAGTAATGTGTGCCAAATGTGGTGGGCATTTAGGGCATGTATTTGATGATGGACCCAACCCTACTGGTATGCGTTATTGTATCAATTCTGTATCTATGGATTTCAAAAAAGAAGAAGATAATAAGAAAACAGAAGATAAGTAA